The window TTTCCATGGATGAGCTTTTTTACATTTTTCCTACAAATATCCTATTTCTGAGGCTACATTGACCAGAAAATGGAAATGCTTTCTTTACTATGTTATGTTTTTGCTCACATCCGTATTCAAGGTATATTTTAGTTGAAAATGTTATGTGCTATTTTGTTGTTGGTGACATGCAGGATCTCAACAGGTCCTTTCTATGTTGGGTAATTCTTATCCCAGTGCTGGAGGTCCCCTTTCCCAAAACCACATGCAGAGTGTGAATAGTTTGAATTCTTTGGGGATGTTGAATGATGTGAACGCCAATGACAACTCTCCTTTTGACATTAATGATTTTCCACAGTTAACAAGTCGTCCAAGTTCTGCAGGAGGGCCTCAGGGACAATTAAGTTAGTAGCTAGATATTGTTAGGTTTTTTCCCCTCTCTGTGCCAGTTTTGACTTAATAGGGAGTGTCATGCAATTGTTTCAGGTTCGCTGAGGAAGCAGGGTCTTAGTCCTATTGTTCAACAAAACCAAGAGTTCAGTATTCAGAATGAGGACTTTCCAGCATTACCGAGATTTAAAGGTGCAAATCCCTTCTTTGCATTACCCAGTAGGCTTTATTCATGTAAATCATAAGCCAAAACTTTGTTTGCTGTACTCTaccctattttttaaaaaagaaatatgataATGTGAAGAGCTATTATTTGGAAATATCCTAGTTGACCTTGGATAATTGCTGAATATATGGAGTAGAATTTCAGATTTCGTTTTTCCAGTAGGTTGCAATTATTAAGCTCAGGTGCTTCTTCGTAGAGAGTTAGGATTATTGTTTCGGTTGTCTCTTTGGATTTTAAAATTATCGCATGACACATGTTAACCTCTTGCTTACTTTGAATATGCTTATAAAAAAATGTTAACATTTTGCTTACTTTGGATATAAAACAGGACACTTTCTATCATTGATTATAATTCTAGATCTTCTGCAGGTGGCAATGCTGATTATGGTATGGACATTCATCAGAAAGATCAACATGAAAATTCTGTGCCTATGATGCAGTCTCAGCAATTCTCTGTGGGAACACATTTTACTCAATCTTTTGCTAACTTTCATCATTTGGCGATGGGGTGTTTATCAACTTTTCCATTGTTTTGATCTTCAGATTGGAAGGTCTGCTGGATTTAACCTTGGGGGCACCTTTTCGCATCGACCCCAGCAGCAGCAACAGCATTCTTCTGCCGTCAGTAACAGCACGGTCTCCTTTCCACCTGCAAATAATCAGGATCTCCTCCATTTACACGGATCAGATATATTTCCATCTTCACATGCTGCTTCTTATCACCAGCAGGTGTGCGATTCTATTGCTTTACTGTAAAGGAAGCAAAATTTCTTACCCTTGTATTTACACTTTTACTTTGCAGACATAAGGAATGAAACTgttgatttttttataatatttccACTCTTGCTTTTTCTTAAATGCCATGCAATTTCAAGTTTCAACCTTTTGACGTCAATCATTCTCATGTATTAAAAAGATTCAACGGGATTAAATGCTTATAGCCTATATATCTTAAATGTTTTCTCCATTGATAGTTTTCATTATTGATGCAGTCTAGTGGGCCTCCTGGTATTGGTCTAAGACCTCTAAGTTCTCCTAATTCAGCTTCTGGAATGGGTTACGATCAACTTCAGCAGTATCAGCAGCATCACGGTCAATCTCAATTTCGTTTGCAACACATGTCCGGTGTTAGTCAGTCATTTAGAGATCAGGGCATCAAATCTATGCAGGCAGCTCAATCGTCTCCCGATCCGTTTGGTTTACTTGGTTTGTTAAGTGTGATAAGATTGAGTGATCCTGATCTTGCATCCCTTGCACTCGGAATTGATTTGACCACGTTAGGATTAAATTTGAATTCAGCAGATAACCTTCACAAGACTTTTGGCTCCCCATGGTCTGATGAGCCTGCCAAGGGTGATCCAGATTTCAATGTACCGCAATGCTATCTTATTAAACCCCCAGCTTCACTACACGTGAGCCTTTTCACCTTTCATATCCGTCTCTTAGTTCATTTGTGAAACTTTTGCCAACTTATTAATTTGTTTGGTAACTGCAGCAAGGGTATTTCCCAAAATTTTCTCTGGAGACGctgttttatatatttttcaggtatggtaattttaaataatttcacACTTCTTTTTTCTCCTTCACTTTCGTTTTGCTGTATATAATAACTCCGCTTTATCTTTGTGTTTCCACAGCATGCCAAAAGATGAAGCTCAGTTGTATGCTGCGAATGAACTGTAAGCTATAACCCCTCGTATTATCTGACTTTCTCTCACCAAAGCCTTAAAATTGGGTAGAATTTTCCCTAATGGTTGCTGCctacatttattttattttatggtaGTTATAATAGAGGCTGGTTTTATCACAAAGAACATCGATTTTGGTTCATTCGAGTTTCAAACATGGAACCACTTGTGAAGACTAGCACGTACGAAAGAGGATCGTATCTCTGTTTCGACCCTCACACATTTGAAACTGTCCGCAAGGTTTGTGGACTTGCCAATAATTATCATTGAAGTTTTCTTTAATACCTTTGGCCCTCATTCTTATTGATCATCTTACTTCCATTGGCTTCAGGATAATTTCGTTCTCCACTACGAGATGGTAGAAAAGAGACCAGTTCTATCGCAACATTagtttcaattatttttttttaatgtataaaGTTTGTGGATTTCCCCCCTATTATTGTTAGCTTTAGCTGTGTTTGTAGAATTGATGTTTTGCCTTCTTCATTTGGTATTTGCAACCAATCATATAGGCCCTTGTTATTGTAATGAgccatttcatttttctttacaaaaaaaCAGAAACTGTATCATCCAATGGTTAGCGCTCTCTTTGTTCCTCATGATATATTAGAGAATTAGGCCTGCTTTATTTTGCGGCCTTCATGGTGTTTCGctctttattttattattgttactaCTTTGTTTTACTAAATATTTGTATGTTTTTGGCTATATGTGATGAAAACATTTCATATATGCATTCAAAAATATCGTAGCAAAAGGCATAGCACTATAGATCGAAAATTATTTCCAGCTTCCCTTTTTagattgttttttcttttttacaaattgAAATTCTGGTTTTGGAAATAGACAAAGCGTGagggtttcttttcttttttttcttttaaaataattacaattttATGGATGTGAAATTAAGATGAAGATATGAAATTTAATGTTTAAAATGCAGATTTTCGAATTTCTACAATGATAACAGAATTTGGAAAACATGATTAATGATTGataatttaaacttaatttGATTTCACTTGGTGATAGAAATTAATTATAAGAAAAATCAATCTTGGGAAACGAGAATATCTTGCTACTTTAAGAAAAGATGAGATGAGGCACAAAACAATGAATTCAAATTCACTTCATTTTAATGATAAGAGCGGTAGTACACATTTCTAGGTGTATAATATAAAGGCATACAAACCCCTGCCTTATGCTGTCAGatttacatatttatttatgaCTCGTATCCAACGTTTTTAACGGTAATTATTATGGATCGTCTTCCAATCAAGAATCACGAGCTCAAGAAGATAAGATGAAGGTAAGAAATGGGCTAATGGGtcgggagagagagaaaagaagaagaattggGCCAAAAGATCCAACTTGCCCGCCTTAGCAATTTTACTCACCTTGAAGCCCAAGGCCGAAACGAACCTTTTTCCATCTCAAAGGATTTGCTTCTCGGTGGCCATGGCCCAAGTCTGTTTGGTACCCTCGAGTCGACTTATCCTAATCCTCTTCGGGGTTTTGCAATCCAAAGACATCAAATTATAAATAGGGGTCATAGACATCTAAAGCATAAAAGTTTTTGCGATAGGTGATGCacaattattttgttttcttgttttttgttGGTCGTCTTTCTCCTCcaaaattattatttactattGAAGGGACATGAAGGTCGGGTGGGTTTCCTTGTGCACATTTTTCCATCAACAAGATTTGGCATATACTTA is drawn from Cucumis melo cultivar AY chromosome 11, USDA_Cmelo_AY_1.0, whole genome shotgun sequence and contains these coding sequences:
- the LOC103490568 gene encoding probable NOT transcription complex subunit VIP2 isoform X6; the encoded protein is MPCRVYLIHLLMDQLQIFQMVLGDLLLPHFLVSLVQPPLSFITPNMSGALTSRNSTINNVPSGGVQQPTGTLSSGRFASNNLPVALSQLSHGSSHGHSGVTSRGGINVVGNPGFSSSTNAVGGSIPGILSTSAAIGNRNAVPGLGVSPILGNAGPRITSSMGNMVSGGNIGRSVTAGGGLSLPGLASRLNLNSNSGSGSLTVQGQNRLISGVLPQGSQQVLSMLGNSYPSAGGPLSQNHMQSVNSLNSLGMLNDVNANDNSPFDINDFPQLTSRPSSAGGPQGQLSSLRKQGLSPIVQQNQEFSIQNEDFPALPRFKGGNADYGMDIHQKDQHENSVPMMQSQQFSIGRSAGFNLGGTFSHRPQQQQQHSSAVSNSTVSFPPANNQDLLHLHGSDIFPSSHAASYHQQSSGPPGIGLRPLSSPNSASGMGYDQLQQYQQHHGQSQFRLQHMSGVSQSFRDQGIKSMQAAQSSPDPFGLLGLLSVIRLSDPDLASLALGIDLTTLGLNLNSADNLHKTFGSPWSDEPAKGDPDFNVPQCYLIKPPASLHQGYFPKFSLETLFYIFFSMPKDEAQLYAANELYNRGWFYHKEHRFWFIRVSNMEPLVKTSTYERGSYLCFDPHTFETVRKDNFVLHYEMVEKRPVLSQH
- the LOC103490568 gene encoding probable NOT transcription complex subunit VIP2 isoform X2, encoding MEKVLKALGPQNPAITKRREKGKEKKAEGQRRRFAAAITVACRLSSSSSIFSIRAHNHDLSFSAGRLSDLLFSHLLMDQLQIFQMVLGDLLLPHFLVSLVQPPLSFITPNMSGALTSRNSTINNVPSGGVQQPTGTLSSGRFASNNLPVALSQLSHGSSHGHSGVTSRGGINVVGNPGFSSSTNAVGGSIPGILSTSAAIGNRNAVPGLGVSPILGNAGPRITSSMGNMVSGGNIGRSVTAGGGLSLPGLASRLNLNSNSGSGSLTVQGQNRLISGVLPQGSQQVLSMLGNSYPSAGGPLSQNHMQSVNSLNSLGMLNDVNANDNSPFDINDFPQLTSRPSSAGGPQGQLSSLRKQGLSPIVQQNQEFSIQNEDFPALPRFKGGNADYGMDIHQKDQHENSVPMMQSQQFSIGRSAGFNLGGTFSHRPQQQQQHSSAVSNSTVSFPPANNQDLLHLHGSDIFPSSHAASYHQQSSGPPGIGLRPLSSPNSASGMGYDQLQQYQQHHGQSQFRLQHMSGVSQSFRDQGIKSMQAAQSSPDPFGLLGLLSVIRLSDPDLASLALGIDLTTLGLNLNSADNLHKTFGSPWSDEPAKGDPDFNVPQCYLIKPPASLHQGYFPKFSLETLFYIFFSMPKDEAQLYAANELYNRGWFYHKEHRFWFIRVSNMEPLVKTSTYERGSYLCFDPHTFETVRKDNFVLHYEMVEKRPVLSQH
- the LOC103490568 gene encoding probable NOT transcription complex subunit VIP2 isoform X1 — protein: MAEELPDHQTNIPLTNECKTKLLKEVIPHKSCKLTLLGQVIKVFHSPFDKGCNTNKISCSLQSSLNGSTSNLPDGTGRSFATSFSGQSGAASPVFHHSGGGLHNIHGSFNIQNMSGALTSRNSTINNVPSGGVQQPTGTLSSGRFASNNLPVALSQLSHGSSHGHSGVTSRGGINVVGNPGFSSSTNAVGGSIPGILSTSAAIGNRNAVPGLGVSPILGNAGPRITSSMGNMVSGGNIGRSVTAGGGLSLPGLASRLNLNSNSGSGSLTVQGQNRLISGVLPQGSQQVLSMLGNSYPSAGGPLSQNHMQSVNSLNSLGMLNDVNANDNSPFDINDFPQLTSRPSSAGGPQGQLSSLRKQGLSPIVQQNQEFSIQNEDFPALPRFKGGNADYGMDIHQKDQHENSVPMMQSQQFSIGRSAGFNLGGTFSHRPQQQQQHSSAVSNSTVSFPPANNQDLLHLHGSDIFPSSHAASYHQQSSGPPGIGLRPLSSPNSASGMGYDQLQQYQQHHGQSQFRLQHMSGVSQSFRDQGIKSMQAAQSSPDPFGLLGLLSVIRLSDPDLASLALGIDLTTLGLNLNSADNLHKTFGSPWSDEPAKGDPDFNVPQCYLIKPPASLHQGYFPKFSLETLFYIFFSMPKDEAQLYAANELYNRGWFYHKEHRFWFIRVSNMEPLVKTSTYERGSYLCFDPHTFETVRKDNFVLHYEMVEKRPVLSQH
- the LOC103490568 gene encoding probable NOT transcription complex subunit VIP2 isoform X8 produces the protein MSGLLNSSLNGSTSNLPDGTGRSFATSFSGQSGAASPVFHHSGGVQQPTGTLSSGRFASNNLPVALSQLSHGSSHGHSGVTSRGGINVVGNPGFSSSTNAVGGSIPGILSTSAAIGNRNAVPGLGVSPILGNAGPRITSSMGNMVSGGNIGRSVTAGGGLSLPGLASRLNLNSNSGSGSLTVQGQNRLISGVLPQGSQQVLSMLGNSYPSAGGPLSQNHMQSVNSLNSLGMLNDVNANDNSPFDINDFPQLTSRPSSAGGPQGQLSSLRKQGLSPIVQQNQEFSIQNEDFPALPRFKGGNADYGMDIHQKDQHENSVPMMQSQQFSIGRSAGFNLGGTFSHRPQQQQQHSSAVSNSTVSFPPANNQDLLHLHGSDIFPSSHAASYHQQSSGPPGIGLRPLSSPNSASGMGYDQLQQYQQHHGQSQFRLQHMSGVSQSFRDQGIKSMQAAQSSPDPFGLLGLLSVIRLSDPDLASLALGIDLTTLGLNLNSADNLHKTFGSPWSDEPAKGDPDFNVPQCYLIKPPASLHQGYFPKFSLETLFYIFFSMPKDEAQLYAANELYNRGWFYHKEHRFWFIRVSNMEPLVKTSTYERGSYLCFDPHTFETVRKDNFVLHYEMVEKRPVLSQH
- the LOC103490568 gene encoding probable NOT transcription complex subunit VIP2 isoform X7, whose product is MAEELPDHQTNIPLTNECKTKLLKEVIPHKSCKLTLLGQVIKVFHSPFDKGCNTNKISCSLQSSLNGSTSNLPDGTGRSFATSFSGQSGAASPVFHHSGGVQQPTGTLSSGRFASNNLPVALSQLSHGSSHGHSGVTSRGGLGVSPILGNAGPRITSSMGNMVSGGNIGRSVTAGGGLSLPGLASRLNLNSNSGSGSLTVQGQNRLISGVLPQGSQQVLSMLGNSYPSAGGPLSQNHMQSVNSLNSLGMLNDVNANDNSPFDINDFPQLTSRPSSAGGPQGQLSSLRKQGLSPIVQQNQEFSIQNEDFPALPRFKGGNADYGMDIHQKDQHENSVPMMQSQQFSIGRSAGFNLGGTFSHRPQQQQQHSSAVSNSTVSFPPANNQDLLHLHGSDIFPSSHAASYHQQSSGPPGIGLRPLSSPNSASGMGYDQLQQYQQHHGQSQFRLQHMSGVSQSFRDQGIKSMQAAQSSPDPFGLLGLLSVIRLSDPDLASLALGIDLTTLGLNLNSADNLHKTFGSPWSDEPAKGDPDFNVPQCYLIKPPASLHQGYFPKFSLETLFYIFFSMPKDEAQLYAANELYNRGWFYHKEHRFWFIRVSNMEPLVKTSTYERGSYLCFDPHTFETVRKDNFVLHYEMVEKRPVLSQH
- the LOC103490568 gene encoding probable NOT transcription complex subunit VIP2 isoform X9 gives rise to the protein MSGLLNSSLNGSTSNLPDGTGRSFATSFSGQSGAASPVFHHSGGGLHNIHGSFNIQNMSGALTSRNSTINNVPSGGVQQPTGTLSSGRFASNNLPVALSQLSHGSSHGHSGVTSRGGLGVSPILGNAGPRITSSMGNMVSGGNIGRSVTAGGGLSLPGLASRLNLNSNSGSGSLTVQGQNRLISGVLPQGSQQVLSMLGNSYPSAGGPLSQNHMQSVNSLNSLGMLNDVNANDNSPFDINDFPQLTSRPSSAGGPQGQLSSLRKQGLSPIVQQNQEFSIQNEDFPALPRFKGGNADYGMDIHQKDQHENSVPMMQSQQFSIGRSAGFNLGGTFSHRPQQQQQHSSAVSNSTVSFPPANNQDLLHLHGSDIFPSSHAASYHQQSSGPPGIGLRPLSSPNSASGMGYDQLQQYQQHHGQSQFRLQHMSGVSQSFRDQGIKSMQAAQSSPDPFGLLGLLSVIRLSDPDLASLALGIDLTTLGLNLNSADNLHKTFGSPWSDEPAKGDPDFNVPQCYLIKPPASLHQGYFPKFSLETLFYIFFSMPKDEAQLYAANELYNRGWFYHKEHRFWFIRVSNMEPLVKTSTYERGSYLCFDPHTFETVRKDNFVLHYEMVEKRPVLSQH
- the LOC103490568 gene encoding probable NOT transcription complex subunit VIP2 isoform X10; amino-acid sequence: MSGALTSRNSTINNVPSGGVQQPTGTLSSGRFASNNLPVALSQLSHGSSHGHSGVTSRGGINVVGNPGFSSSTNAVGGSIPGILSTSAAIGNRNAVPGLGVSPILGNAGPRITSSMGNMVSGGNIGRSVTAGGGLSLPGLASRLNLNSNSGSGSLTVQGQNRLISGVLPQGSQQVLSMLGNSYPSAGGPLSQNHMQSVNSLNSLGMLNDVNANDNSPFDINDFPQLTSRPSSAGGPQGQLSSLRKQGLSPIVQQNQEFSIQNEDFPALPRFKGGNADYGMDIHQKDQHENSVPMMQSQQFSIGRSAGFNLGGTFSHRPQQQQQHSSAVSNSTVSFPPANNQDLLHLHGSDIFPSSHAASYHQQSSGPPGIGLRPLSSPNSASGMGYDQLQQYQQHHGQSQFRLQHMSGVSQSFRDQGIKSMQAAQSSPDPFGLLGLLSVIRLSDPDLASLALGIDLTTLGLNLNSADNLHKTFGSPWSDEPAKGDPDFNVPQCYLIKPPASLHQGYFPKFSLETLFYIFFSMPKDEAQLYAANELYNRGWFYHKEHRFWFIRVSNMEPLVKTSTYERGSYLCFDPHTFETVRKDNFVLHYEMVEKRPVLSQH
- the LOC103490568 gene encoding probable NOT transcription complex subunit VIP2 isoform X3 gives rise to the protein MAEELPDHQTNIPLTNECKTKLLKEVIPHKSCKLTLLGQVIKVFHSPFDKGCNTNKISCSLQSSLNGSTSNLPDGTGRSFATSFSGQSGAASPVFHHSGGVQQPTGTLSSGRFASNNLPVALSQLSHGSSHGHSGVTSRGGINVVGNPGFSSSTNAVGGSIPGILSTSAAIGNRNAVPGLGVSPILGNAGPRITSSMGNMVSGGNIGRSVTAGGGLSLPGLASRLNLNSNSGSGSLTVQGQNRLISGVLPQGSQQVLSMLGNSYPSAGGPLSQNHMQSVNSLNSLGMLNDVNANDNSPFDINDFPQLTSRPSSAGGPQGQLSSLRKQGLSPIVQQNQEFSIQNEDFPALPRFKGGNADYGMDIHQKDQHENSVPMMQSQQFSIGRSAGFNLGGTFSHRPQQQQQHSSAVSNSTVSFPPANNQDLLHLHGSDIFPSSHAASYHQQSSGPPGIGLRPLSSPNSASGMGYDQLQQYQQHHGQSQFRLQHMSGVSQSFRDQGIKSMQAAQSSPDPFGLLGLLSVIRLSDPDLASLALGIDLTTLGLNLNSADNLHKTFGSPWSDEPAKGDPDFNVPQCYLIKPPASLHQGYFPKFSLETLFYIFFSMPKDEAQLYAANELYNRGWFYHKEHRFWFIRVSNMEPLVKTSTYERGSYLCFDPHTFETVRKDNFVLHYEMVEKRPVLSQH
- the LOC103490568 gene encoding probable NOT transcription complex subunit VIP2 isoform X5, coding for MSGLLNSSLNGSTSNLPDGTGRSFATSFSGQSGAASPVFHHSGGGLHNIHGSFNIQNMSGALTSRNSTINNVPSGGVQQPTGTLSSGRFASNNLPVALSQLSHGSSHGHSGVTSRGGINVVGNPGFSSSTNAVGGSIPGILSTSAAIGNRNAVPGLGVSPILGNAGPRITSSMGNMVSGGNIGRSVTAGGGLSLPGLASRLNLNSNSGSGSLTVQGQNRLISGVLPQGSQQVLSMLGNSYPSAGGPLSQNHMQSVNSLNSLGMLNDVNANDNSPFDINDFPQLTSRPSSAGGPQGQLSSLRKQGLSPIVQQNQEFSIQNEDFPALPRFKGGNADYGMDIHQKDQHENSVPMMQSQQFSIGRSAGFNLGGTFSHRPQQQQQHSSAVSNSTVSFPPANNQDLLHLHGSDIFPSSHAASYHQQSSGPPGIGLRPLSSPNSASGMGYDQLQQYQQHHGQSQFRLQHMSGVSQSFRDQGIKSMQAAQSSPDPFGLLGLLSVIRLSDPDLASLALGIDLTTLGLNLNSADNLHKTFGSPWSDEPAKGDPDFNVPQCYLIKPPASLHQGYFPKFSLETLFYIFFSMPKDEAQLYAANELYNRGWFYHKEHRFWFIRVSNMEPLVKTSTYERGSYLCFDPHTFETVRKDNFVLHYEMVEKRPVLSQH
- the LOC103490568 gene encoding probable NOT transcription complex subunit VIP2 isoform X4, giving the protein MAEELPDHQTNIPLTNECKTKLLKEVIPHKSCKLTLLGQVIKVFHSPFDKGCNTNKISCSLQSSLNGSTSNLPDGTGRSFATSFSGQSGAASPVFHHSGGGLHNIHGSFNIQNMSGALTSRNSTINNVPSGGVQQPTGTLSSGRFASNNLPVALSQLSHGSSHGHSGVTSRGGLGVSPILGNAGPRITSSMGNMVSGGNIGRSVTAGGGLSLPGLASRLNLNSNSGSGSLTVQGQNRLISGVLPQGSQQVLSMLGNSYPSAGGPLSQNHMQSVNSLNSLGMLNDVNANDNSPFDINDFPQLTSRPSSAGGPQGQLSSLRKQGLSPIVQQNQEFSIQNEDFPALPRFKGGNADYGMDIHQKDQHENSVPMMQSQQFSIGRSAGFNLGGTFSHRPQQQQQHSSAVSNSTVSFPPANNQDLLHLHGSDIFPSSHAASYHQQSSGPPGIGLRPLSSPNSASGMGYDQLQQYQQHHGQSQFRLQHMSGVSQSFRDQGIKSMQAAQSSPDPFGLLGLLSVIRLSDPDLASLALGIDLTTLGLNLNSADNLHKTFGSPWSDEPAKGDPDFNVPQCYLIKPPASLHQGYFPKFSLETLFYIFFSMPKDEAQLYAANELYNRGWFYHKEHRFWFIRVSNMEPLVKTSTYERGSYLCFDPHTFETVRKDNFVLHYEMVEKRPVLSQH